GAAATACTGATAGTAAATTCCATCTAtgtaattcaattaaataaaaaaacatgTTTCAAAAGCAACAAATGGGTTTTACTTGGTAAAAAATACGAAAGCCGTTGTAGCGAAAATAACTGAAAAACTATTTTGGTAGGATGTTTCTTAATgtctattatatataaataaccAATCAACGTATTTTATAatcattttgatttgaaattcgAATTTGAAATTGGCGCGCAACTCAAGCTTTTCCCACCTTTATCGATATCTATCAGCTGATTGTCGAGAACAATTTGTTTTtacaaaaaaagcaaaaaatcgataaataaatattatctGCGAAATTAACGAACAGTTAGACCAATGTCGCAACAACGAAATTTACTTCAATGtttcgaaatatatatataacattaATTATTTACCATGTTAATTTTCTCATCCCTAACATAGACGATACTATCGAATGGGATCAGCTGTTCGTCGATATTGACAAGTTTAGTTTAGAAAAACAACGGAACGGCGTAGGAATCAAGCAGCACCTGTGCCCCCAAAAAACTAGTCGTCTTTACTTTCAAATAGGCAATAGATCCAGTCTGAAAACAAAATTCAACGTAAAATTCTAAAGCCATAGAAAATCCGGCATTATTTGAAAGCGTCCGCAGTGCACAGCGCTCCAAATCCAGTTCCACCATCCAAGGTAAGCACCCATCGTCGCATTGCATCTCGCATCCAAAATAGCACTGATTGCCAGCAGATTCTACGCATTTGCAGAAGCCTATGATATAATAATGTCTCGATCATTGAGTCGCGTATTGGGTACCAACTGGGCGCCATCCCTGTCCTTTTCACATCCCAAATATCGGGGATCCAACACACTGAACGATCTACTGCGCAGCAAGGTGGCCACCACGACCATCATTCCGGTGGCTAGATACTCCAAGCGTAATGGCCCACCGTCGGATGCCGGCGGATTCTTCAAAACCGTCAAGTCGCGGGATctcgacgacgacgatgagcTGAATAGTTTGGAGAGCGAGCCCAACTGGGAACTGACCGCCGAAAGGGGCAATCGCTTCTATCTGCCAAATGGCGTAGGGCCTGCCTGGCAGGGCGACAGCACCACCGTCGGTCTGGTCGAGCCGCTTGTCCACCTGGTCAACTTTTTCAAGGGTCCCAATACGGACAAATCGCGCCTGGAATTCACCTGCCAAAATTGTCCCTTGCTTATCCGCTTGCCGCTCTTGGAGCTCTTCCCGGTACCCGTCGTCGCACAGCAGTGCACAAACATCACCATGCTCGTTCTCAGCTACGAAGGAGACATCGAAATGGGCGCCGCCAAGGTGAGAAATTTTTTTATTCACGCATCCGGACTGTAGCGGGAAATCACACTGCAGTGTATTTGGATGAGGAATGACCTCGTTATTGCCCTGATCATTTGTTTACATGCAATCAAACCAGTTTCGCACGTTGAATGCTCGGTGGTTGACCTTCCTTAAGTTTGGGACCCAATTTTATATAAGccataatattttcaataatttgTTATTAGTTTTAGATTTAGCTAATTAGTTTAGAATTGGGTAAGCATGTTGTGTTGATGAATGAGAATGCAGAAAAGTTAGTTTGTTGGAATTTACGTATCATCTACACGAGTATATCTACAATACA
The Drosophila mauritiana strain mau12 chromosome X, ASM438214v1, whole genome shotgun sequence DNA segment above includes these coding regions:
- the LOC117147545 gene encoding uncharacterized protein LOC117147545, producing the protein MSRSLSRVLGTNWAPSLSFSHPKYRGSNTLNDLLRSKVATTTIIPVARYSKRNGPPSDAGGFFKTVKSRDLDDDDELNSLESEPNWELTAERGNRFYLPNGVGPAWQGDSTTVGLVEPLVHLVNFFKGPNTDKSRLEFTCQNCPLLIRLPLLELFPVPVVAQQCTNITMLVLSYEGDIEMGAAKFVLAAREMSDRLLSYGYWADFINPFSGRPYFLPREGVNLYRQDSRFRGLNMRMSEQNRCTVISAEENDSTRFSGTIYSTAPNHYGQLLKLILPQSHKAAQ